The Novipirellula caenicola genome includes a region encoding these proteins:
- a CDS encoding PVC-type heme-binding CxxCH protein — protein MVVARHLLIATLLWVAVGPRLAADPVVMASESGASESGAREIRARKIRASETVDWKTQRISGDFFSEGATSGDFNHDGVPDIASGPFWYAGPDFKTSQRFYAQDVFDPHGYSNNFFAYTEDFNGDGWDDVLVFGFPGQDASWFENPKGADRFWPRHQVLDRVDNESPAFVDITGDGKREIVCSQDGYFGFAEINSETPEAPWHFRRISTQVAGGRFTHGLGVGDIDGDGRLDLIEKNGWWKQPDSLEGDPLWQQHPFAFSPGTGGAQMFASDVDGDGDNDVITSINAHGFGLVWYEQIKVDDAITFNPHSIMGTTAAENPYGVCFSQIHAVELVDINGDGLDDILTGKRHWAHGPRGDSNPGDPAVVYWFELSRLSLADDEDTEAAVQWIPHLIDDDSGVGTEVNVADLDADGDLDVFVGNKKGTFVHWQQRGGAAGTVASSVKPRPRRMDARPATDGLPENEGLSPQQAAQAITVPEGFRVQLAAGEPMVHQPIAMTLDDRGRLWIAEAYTYPTRAANGQGKDKIIILEDENHDGVFDSRTVFAEGLNLVSGLEVGLGGVWVGAAPYLMFIPDRDGDDVPDGEPEILLDGFGYQDTHETLNAFTWGPDGWLYGCHGVFTHSKVGPPGTADADRTPLNAGVWRYHPIRHTFEVFAHGTSNPWGVDFNEYGQAFVTACVIPHMYHIIQGGRYQRQAGRHFDPYVYNDLKTIADHAHYVGSIGDHAWWGGRNEASALSDTSAAGGGHAHCGAMIYQGDNWPIQYRGSMLMANIHGNRINNDLLRRSGSGYVASHGADFLFANDRWFRAINMKYGPDGSVYLIDWYDKNACHRTDREVWDRTNGRVFRIRFGSTESKPVHLSIEDNDALVAYHTHENEWYSRTARCILQSRCFAAGSQTPLDSQQKEQLTASLEQLAFSSREVPVRLRAVWTLHACGLLTTQHIERLLDDQSHKSEYLRAWAIQLEMEDSSTSLLPKLADMAATDSSAHVRLALASSLQRLPIDDRWSILSGLVRHADDADDANLPLMVWYAAQPSVVEDTPRALALAKQSRLPVVRQFIYRRAAADPDAINHLLAELATLEDIETQKMVLTEISAAIANQARLKMPKQWPAVYEKLAASEDPQIATQVQSITVKFGDASIFPQLRGIVTNADLDANSRSSALAALVNGKDKELLPILVSLLEDTRLRRQAIRGMANYSEIEGAAAIIAHYDRFSGDEKSDAIATLASRASFAAELLTAVSDGKIPRGDLSAFTIRQIQSLGDPSLTQRVNDVWGTARTSPAEKLEQIARLKQQLTAEVLSKADLPHGRVLFNETCGKCHRLFGSGSDIGPDITGSNRADIDYSLQNIIDPNALIGRDYQATQVLTTDGRVITGLLKDETQTALVIQTANEKVILDKEEIEERTLSKTSMMPEGQLDPMSADEVRDLIAYLASPVQVPLPGSVPVIDPKTNRVPRAIEAETVTSLSVSRGRVQPQNMRGFKAGKWSDGTHLWWTGGKPGDKLTLSIDVEKAGTYEVFVAMTKAHDYGIVEFSINDAPASSPIDLFHRSDVVATGPVSLGTHSLNKGGNQIEVELTGANPAATQAFMFGLDYIFLK, from the coding sequence ATGGTTGTCGCGCGTCACTTGTTAATTGCCACGCTGCTTTGGGTTGCCGTTGGACCGCGGCTCGCCGCCGACCCGGTCGTGATGGCCAGCGAATCGGGTGCCAGCGAATCGGGGGCCAGAGAAATTAGGGCCAGAAAAATTAGGGCCAGCGAAACGGTAGACTGGAAAACGCAGCGGATTTCAGGCGATTTCTTCAGCGAGGGCGCGACCTCGGGGGACTTCAATCACGACGGAGTGCCCGATATCGCCTCGGGACCGTTCTGGTATGCCGGCCCCGACTTCAAGACGTCGCAGCGATTCTACGCGCAAGACGTCTTCGACCCTCACGGCTACTCGAATAACTTCTTTGCCTACACCGAGGATTTCAACGGCGATGGTTGGGATGACGTGTTGGTGTTTGGGTTCCCAGGCCAAGACGCGTCGTGGTTCGAGAATCCCAAAGGAGCCGATCGTTTCTGGCCCAGGCACCAAGTGCTCGATCGTGTGGACAATGAATCACCAGCGTTCGTGGACATCACCGGCGATGGCAAACGCGAGATCGTTTGCAGCCAAGATGGCTATTTCGGGTTTGCCGAAATCAATTCGGAAACGCCTGAAGCTCCGTGGCATTTCCGCCGCATCTCGACGCAAGTTGCCGGCGGGCGTTTCACTCACGGGCTTGGCGTCGGCGATATCGATGGCGATGGCCGCTTGGACCTGATCGAAAAAAATGGTTGGTGGAAACAGCCCGATTCGCTCGAGGGGGATCCGCTGTGGCAGCAACACCCGTTTGCCTTTTCGCCAGGCACCGGCGGAGCTCAGATGTTTGCATCGGATGTCGATGGCGACGGGGATAACGATGTCATCACGTCGATCAACGCTCATGGATTCGGGCTGGTGTGGTACGAGCAAATCAAAGTCGATGATGCGATCACGTTTAACCCCCATTCGATCATGGGCACGACCGCAGCCGAAAATCCGTACGGCGTCTGCTTTTCACAAATTCATGCCGTCGAGCTTGTGGACATCAATGGCGACGGGCTGGATGACATTCTGACTGGCAAGCGTCACTGGGCCCATGGACCGCGAGGAGATTCAAATCCGGGCGATCCGGCCGTTGTGTATTGGTTCGAATTGTCACGGTTATCCTTGGCAGATGATGAGGATACTGAAGCAGCGGTACAGTGGATTCCACATTTGATCGACGACGATTCGGGCGTTGGGACCGAGGTCAACGTCGCCGATCTCGATGCCGACGGCGACCTCGATGTCTTCGTCGGTAACAAGAAAGGGACGTTTGTGCATTGGCAACAGCGTGGCGGTGCCGCCGGAACGGTCGCGTCCAGCGTCAAGCCTCGCCCGCGTCGCATGGACGCTCGTCCGGCCACCGATGGGCTTCCTGAAAATGAGGGGCTTTCACCACAACAGGCAGCCCAGGCGATCACGGTTCCCGAGGGTTTTCGCGTTCAATTGGCCGCGGGCGAGCCGATGGTGCATCAACCGATCGCCATGACACTGGATGATCGTGGTCGGTTGTGGATCGCCGAAGCCTATACCTATCCGACCCGTGCTGCGAACGGCCAAGGGAAGGACAAAATCATCATCCTCGAAGATGAGAATCACGACGGGGTATTTGATTCACGAACGGTATTTGCCGAAGGATTGAATCTGGTCAGCGGTTTGGAAGTCGGGTTGGGTGGCGTTTGGGTCGGCGCGGCTCCCTATTTGATGTTCATCCCCGATCGCGATGGCGACGACGTGCCCGATGGTGAACCAGAGATCCTGTTGGATGGGTTTGGGTACCAAGACACGCACGAGACACTGAACGCTTTCACCTGGGGCCCCGATGGATGGTTGTACGGTTGCCACGGCGTGTTCACGCATTCCAAAGTCGGACCGCCAGGAACCGCGGATGCCGACCGCACGCCGCTGAACGCCGGCGTTTGGCGATACCATCCGATCCGTCACACGTTTGAAGTCTTTGCACATGGAACCAGTAACCCATGGGGCGTCGATTTCAACGAGTATGGGCAAGCGTTTGTCACGGCGTGTGTGATCCCGCACATGTATCACATCATCCAAGGTGGGAGATACCAACGACAAGCGGGGCGTCATTTTGATCCCTACGTTTACAACGATCTGAAAACGATCGCCGACCATGCCCACTACGTCGGCAGCATTGGGGACCATGCATGGTGGGGTGGCCGCAACGAAGCCAGTGCACTCAGTGACACAAGCGCCGCAGGCGGTGGTCATGCTCATTGTGGTGCGATGATTTATCAGGGCGACAATTGGCCAATCCAGTATCGGGGATCAATGTTAATGGCCAATATTCATGGCAACCGCATCAACAATGATCTGCTTCGCCGCTCGGGCAGTGGCTACGTTGCCTCGCACGGCGCCGATTTTCTGTTCGCCAATGATCGATGGTTCCGTGCGATCAATATGAAGTACGGGCCCGACGGCAGTGTCTATCTGATCGATTGGTACGACAAGAATGCTTGTCACCGCACCGATCGCGAAGTTTGGGATCGTACCAACGGCCGCGTCTTTCGAATCCGCTTTGGCAGCACCGAATCCAAGCCGGTCCATTTGTCGATCGAAGACAATGATGCCTTGGTGGCCTACCACACTCATGAAAACGAGTGGTATTCGCGAACGGCCAGATGCATCTTGCAGTCTCGATGTTTTGCTGCCGGATCGCAAACGCCGCTGGACTCACAACAGAAAGAGCAGCTCACCGCGTCGCTCGAGCAGTTGGCGTTTAGTTCCCGCGAGGTGCCGGTGCGACTGCGTGCCGTTTGGACGCTGCACGCATGTGGCTTGTTGACGACGCAGCACATTGAGCGACTGCTTGACGATCAAAGCCACAAATCCGAGTACCTGCGGGCTTGGGCGATCCAGTTGGAAATGGAAGATTCAAGCACCTCGCTGCTACCGAAATTGGCCGACATGGCGGCGACCGATTCTTCGGCACATGTCCGCTTGGCGTTGGCGAGTTCGCTGCAGCGATTGCCGATCGATGATCGTTGGTCGATTTTATCGGGACTGGTTCGGCACGCCGACGACGCCGACGATGCGAATTTGCCTTTGATGGTTTGGTACGCGGCGCAGCCGTCGGTGGTCGAAGACACGCCCCGTGCACTCGCGTTGGCGAAACAGTCGCGTTTGCCGGTCGTGCGGCAATTTATCTATCGCCGCGCTGCGGCCGATCCCGACGCGATCAATCATCTTTTGGCTGAGCTCGCCACGCTCGAGGACATCGAAACGCAGAAAATGGTGTTGACGGAAATCTCGGCGGCGATCGCCAATCAAGCTCGTTTGAAAATGCCCAAGCAGTGGCCGGCGGTCTACGAGAAACTCGCCGCCAGCGAGGATCCACAAATTGCCACGCAAGTCCAATCGATCACGGTCAAATTTGGTGACGCCTCGATTTTCCCTCAGCTGCGTGGGATCGTCACCAACGCCGATCTCGATGCAAACTCGCGCTCCAGTGCCCTGGCGGCGCTGGTCAACGGGAAGGACAAGGAACTGCTGCCGATTCTGGTTTCGTTGTTAGAGGACACGCGTCTGCGGCGTCAAGCGATTCGCGGCATGGCCAATTACAGTGAGATCGAGGGCGCTGCAGCAATCATCGCTCATTACGATCGCTTTTCCGGTGACGAAAAATCCGATGCGATCGCCACCCTGGCTTCGCGAGCCTCGTTTGCCGCCGAACTACTCACTGCGGTGTCGGATGGCAAGATCCCACGCGGTGACTTGTCGGCGTTTACGATCCGGCAAATCCAATCGCTTGGTGACCCCTCGCTGACTCAGCGGGTGAACGACGTGTGGGGGACCGCGCGAACATCGCCTGCCGAGAAACTCGAGCAAATTGCCCGGTTAAAGCAGCAGTTGACCGCCGAGGTGCTCAGCAAAGCCGATCTTCCTCACGGACGTGTCCTGTTCAACGAAACCTGTGGCAAATGCCATCGATTGTTTGGCAGCGGCAGCGACATTGGCCCCGACATTACCGGATCCAATCGAGCCGATATCGATTACTCGCTGCAGAATATCATTGATCCCAACGCACTGATCGGACGCGATTACCAAGCGACGCAGGTGCTGACCACCGATGGCCGCGTGATCACCGGACTCTTGAAAGATGAAACGCAGACGGCACTCGTCATCCAAACCGCCAACGAGAAAGTGATTCTCGACAAAGAAGAAATTGAAGAGCGAACGCTTTCCAAAACATCGATGATGCCCGAAGGCCAGTTGGATCCGATGTCGGCGGACGAGGTGCGAGATCTGATCGCCTATCTGGCCAGTCCCGTTCAGGTGCCGCTGCCCGGATCGGTGCCGGTGATCGACCCGAAAACGAACCGCGTCCCGAGAGCCATCGAAGCCGAAACCGTGACGTCGCTGAGTGTGTCACGAGGAAGGGTGCAGCCACAAAATATGCGTGGTTTCAAGGCGGGTAAATGGAGCGATGGGACGCATCTGTGGTGGACCGGTGGCAAACCCGGTGACAAGTTAACGTTGTCGATTGACGTCGAGAAAGCAGGAACGTACGAAGTCTTTGTGGCGATGACCAAGGCTCACGATTACGGCATTGTCGAGTTTTCGATCAACGATGCCCCAGCGTCCTCGCCGATCGATCTGTTCCATCGATCCGACGTCGTGGCCACCGGCCCGGTGTCGCTGGGCACCCACTCGCTCAACAAAGGGGGCAACCAAATCGAGGTCGAATTGACCGGAGCCAACCCCGCCGCCACCCAAGCGTTCATGTTCGGACTCGATTACATCTTCTTGAAGTGA